From one Humulus lupulus chromosome 8, drHumLupu1.1, whole genome shotgun sequence genomic stretch:
- the LOC133798260 gene encoding omega-3 fatty acid desaturase, chloroplastic-like, translating into MATWVLSECGVKPLLRIYPQPRTGMLSNSKPSIPSSIRTLPVCKSSKLGFSLSSSSGFRGQNWKLNVSAPLRVSDVGEEGHEKRQVEDESGFDPGAPPPFKLADIRAAIPKHCWIKDPWRSMSYVLRDVVVVFGLAAVAAYFNNWAVWPLYWIAQGTMFWALFVLGHDCGHGSFSNSANLNSVMGHILHSSILVPYHGWRISHRTHHQNHGHVENDESWHPLSEKIYKSLDKATKMLRFTLPFPMLAYPFYLWSRSPGKKGSHFDPSSDLFVASERNDIITSTACWTAMVALLGGLSFVMGPVQILKLYVVPYWIFVMWLDLVTYLHHHGHEDKLPWYRGKEWSYLRGGLTTLDRDYGWLNNIHHDIGTHVIHHLFPQIPHYHLVEATEAARPVFGKYYREPKKSGPFPFHLLGSLITSMKKDHYVNDSGDVVYYQTDPKLYGRFPSDSST; encoded by the exons ATGGCGACCTGGGTCTTATCAGAATGTGGTGTAAAACCCCTTCTTAGAATCTACCCTCAACCCAGAACAGGAATGCTGTCGAACTCAAAGCCCTCCATTCCGTCTAGTATTAGGACATTGCCGGTCTGTAAAAGTAGCAAATTGGGTTTTTCATTGTCCTCCTCAAGTGGGTTTAGAGGGCAGAATTGGAAACTTAATGTGAGTGCTCCATTGAGAGTCTCCGATGTTGGTGAGGAAGGTCATGAGAAACGGCAAGTGGAAGATGAAAGTGGGTTCGACCCTGGTGCGCCTCCTCCATTTAAGTTAGCTGATATTAGAGCAGCCATTCCGAAACACTGTTGGATTAAGGACCCATGGAGATCTATGAGCTATGTTTTGAGGGATGTCGTCGTCGTTTTTGGTTTGGCGGCTGTGGCGGCTTATTTTAACAATTGGGCCGTTTGGCCTCTGTACTGGATTGCTCAAGGGACCATGTTCTGGGCTCTTTTTGTTCTTGGCCACGATTG TGGTCATGGAAGTTTTTCAAATAGCGCAAACCTTAATAGCGTGATGGGTCATATTCTTCATTCTTCAATCCTTGTCCCATACCATGGATG GAGAATAAGCCACAGGACTCATCATCAGAACCATGGACACGTAGAAAACGATGAATCTTGGCATCCA TTGTCTGAGAAAATTTACAAGAGCTTGGACAAGGCTACCAAAATGTTAAGGTTCACCCTGCCCTTTCCTATGCTTGCTTATCCTTTTTATCTG TGGAGTCGAAGTCCCGGAAAGAAGGGTTCTCATTTTGACCCAAGCAGCGACTTGTTTGTTGCAAGTGAAAGGAATGACATCATCACCTCCACTGCATGCTGGACTGCCATGGTTGCTCTGCTCGGGGGGCTTTCCTTTGTAATGGGTCCTGTTCAAATCCTTAAGCTCTACGTTGTTCCCTACTGG ATTTTTGTCATGTGGTTGGACTTGGTCACTTACTTGCATCACCATGGCCACGAGGACAAACTTCCATGGTATCGTGGAAAG GAATGGAGTTATCTAAGAGGTGGACTAACTACTCTTGACCGTGATTATGGATGGCTCAATAACATTCACCATGATATTGGCACTCATGTTATACATCATCTCTTCCCTCAAATCCCACACTATCACTTAGTGGAAGCA ACAGAGGCAGCTAGGCCTGTATTTGGGAAGTATTATCGGGAGCCAAAGAAATCTGGACCTTTCCCCTTTCACTTGCTTGGAAGTTTAATAACAAGCATGAAAAAGGATCACTACGTGAATGATTCAGGGGATGTTGTTTACTACCAAACTGATCCCAAGCTATATGGGCGTTTTCCATCAGACTCTTCCACATGA